Proteins from one Arthrobacter sp. DNA4 genomic window:
- a CDS encoding TetR/AcrR family transcriptional regulator has protein sequence MSAIARGCGMSLSGLVHYFPTKDLLLQATMERRDDVDQARIAQPGKARPRGWAYLESLVELVRLNQQQEGIVRLFTTVAAEAVDPNHPANAWLRSHHQSSAQRIRQALVEAMEDGTLGGDAPVDSIARSLIAAMDGLQIQWLSDPDYPDMAEDFEMLVSTIRHQWGLGHAQED, from the coding sequence ATGAGCGCCATTGCCCGGGGCTGCGGAATGAGTCTCTCCGGCTTGGTGCACTACTTCCCTACCAAGGATCTCCTTTTGCAGGCCACCATGGAACGTCGCGATGATGTGGACCAGGCCCGAATTGCACAACCTGGGAAAGCCCGCCCGCGGGGATGGGCCTATCTGGAGTCCCTCGTCGAACTCGTACGGCTCAATCAGCAGCAGGAAGGAATTGTCCGGCTGTTTACCACCGTCGCGGCCGAGGCCGTGGACCCCAATCACCCAGCGAATGCCTGGCTGCGCAGCCACCATCAAAGCTCGGCCCAGCGAATCCGGCAGGCGCTTGTCGAAGCCATGGAGGACGGGACCCTGGGCGGGGACGCCCCCGTCGATTCGATTGCCCGCAGCCTCATAGCTGCAATGGATGGGCTCCAGATTCAGTGGTTGTCTGACCCGGACTACCCGGACATGGCCGAAGACTTTGAGATGTTGGTGTCCACAATTCGCCACCAATGGGGATTGGGGCACGCCCAGGAGGACTAG
- a CDS encoding MFS transporter, which produces MSIGNHNVLAPRTRGQRPTGLACGERPTEPKGPLFIAALALAQLTLFIALLGPVMVSMALKVSTLTEDPTSRTSIVGSVLGIGALAAVIGNAVFGRLSDRTTSRFGRRRPWLIGGTLVMAAALLVISQATSPEVLMIGWFVAQLGANAAISPFVATLADQLPEKQYASVSATIGVMQNVGILAATWFASLFATDMLLLFMAPAAVGVVGMVIYALVLPDPVLETRLTKFTVKELVQSFWVNPIKHRDYGFAWWSRFLIFLSSFMFTSFRLPFIVDRLHLETAQAAGAVFMGVLVYTVALVPASYLAGWLSDRTGHRKLPVALATALFAVGTYVLVHVESVEQFYLVEALLGVAFGIYASVDMALVLEVLPNANSTAKDLGVFNMANAAPQSLAPFAGAWLLTVGAAATPNYGLLLGAAAAAALAGALVILPIKGVR; this is translated from the coding sequence ATGTCCATCGGAAACCACAACGTTCTTGCCCCGCGCACGCGCGGGCAACGTCCCACCGGCCTCGCATGCGGAGAAAGGCCTACAGAACCCAAAGGTCCACTGTTCATTGCAGCCCTAGCCCTTGCCCAACTGACCCTGTTCATTGCCCTCCTGGGACCCGTCATGGTCTCGATGGCTCTTAAAGTTTCAACACTTACTGAAGATCCCACGTCGCGGACAAGCATCGTCGGTTCCGTCCTGGGTATTGGTGCCCTGGCGGCCGTAATCGGCAACGCGGTTTTCGGGCGGCTTTCTGACAGAACTACCTCCCGATTCGGGCGCCGACGGCCATGGTTGATCGGCGGCACCCTGGTCATGGCCGCAGCACTGCTCGTCATCAGCCAGGCCACCAGCCCCGAAGTCCTCATGATTGGCTGGTTCGTGGCACAACTCGGAGCCAACGCAGCCATCAGCCCCTTTGTCGCCACCCTGGCAGATCAGCTGCCCGAAAAGCAGTACGCCAGTGTTTCGGCCACCATCGGCGTGATGCAGAACGTCGGCATCCTGGCGGCCACGTGGTTTGCATCCTTGTTTGCAACTGACATGCTGCTGCTTTTCATGGCCCCTGCTGCCGTCGGCGTCGTCGGCATGGTGATCTATGCACTCGTCCTGCCAGATCCCGTGCTAGAGACACGGCTTACCAAGTTCACCGTGAAGGAGCTTGTCCAGTCCTTTTGGGTCAACCCCATAAAGCACCGCGACTACGGGTTTGCCTGGTGGTCAAGGTTCCTGATCTTCCTGTCCAGCTTCATGTTTACCTCGTTCCGCCTTCCCTTCATCGTGGACCGGCTGCACCTTGAGACGGCACAGGCAGCCGGCGCGGTGTTCATGGGAGTGCTCGTGTACACGGTGGCACTCGTGCCGGCGAGCTACCTGGCCGGATGGTTGTCCGACCGCACGGGCCACCGGAAGCTCCCGGTCGCCCTGGCTACCGCTCTTTTCGCCGTCGGCACATATGTTCTCGTCCACGTAGAAAGTGTTGAACAGTTCTACCTGGTCGAGGCATTGCTGGGTGTGGCCTTCGGCATTTACGCAAGCGTGGATATGGCATTGGTGCTGGAAGTCCTCCCTAACGCCAACAGCACCGCCAAGGATTTGGGCGTCTTCAACATGGCCAATGCAGCGCCGCAGTCCCTGGCGCCCTTTGCAGGCGCCTGGCTCCTGACCGTCGGGGCAGCGGCAACGCCCAACTACGGCCTACTGCTGGGTGCTGCTGCAGCTGCGGCGCTCGCTGGAGCACTCGTCATCCTGCCCATCAAGGGAGTTAGGTAG